The following coding sequences are from one Electrophorus electricus isolate fEleEle1 chromosome 22, fEleEle1.pri, whole genome shotgun sequence window:
- the gnrh2 gene encoding progonadoliberin-2 encodes MVCVWKLLLITGLLLCLEVQLSLSQHWSHGWYPGGKREISAYSSREVSGEMRPCEAGECSYLRALRSSAPRTILLDAMAREFQKRK; translated from the exons atggtgtgtgtgtggaagctCTTGCTCATCACTggtctgctgctgtgtttggaggTGCAGCTCTCCCTGTCACAGCACTGGTCTCACGGCTGGTACccaggaggaaagagagagatcagcgcTTACAGCTCACGCGAG GTGTCCGGGGAGATGCGACCGTGTGAGGCGGGAGAGTGTAGCTACCTGCGCGCCCTGCGCAGCAGTGCTCCGAGGACCATTCTG CTGGATGCCATGGCGAGAGAGTTCCAaaagaggaagtga
- the LOC113588020 gene encoding beta-1,3-galactosyl-O-glycosyl-glycoprotein beta-1,6-N-acetylglucosaminyltransferase 4-like isoform X4, with product MGIRIRYPKLFLLLMSALVLVLCLYMRTYGSNEVVVRSSLDTRRLTEQHGIDCSAVYNMDPVALGKSLALRKRGVTMASDASVANATSDCARYLASRGYGEAHVSEAERDFPLAYSLVVHKDAAMVERILRAVYMPHNVYCLHYDLKSPAVFAEAMRGLARCLPKLTVASQLEHVQYAGISRLHADLNCLKDLANSPVPWRYAINLCGQDFPLRSNSELVRELRALGGASMLETVRPSNAKKQRFSVRYILRDKNAQYHPLPVRTAEAKAPPPHGIQVFVGSAYFTLAREFVTFVQQSRLAKDFLAWSEDTYSPDEHFWASLIRVPEAPGAVGLSEPDISDLTSKTRVVKWEYLEHRLYPACTGVHLRSVCIYGAAELRWLLDGRHWFANKLDPKVDPILIECLEEKLAERQRTSGAH from the coding sequence ATGGGAATACGCATCAGATACCCTAAACTGTTTCTGCTCCTAATGTCAGCGCTGGTGCTGGTCCTCTGCTTGTACATGAGAACGTACGGGAGCAATGAGGTAGTAGTTAGGAGCTCGCTGGACACACGTCGCCTCACCGAGCAGCACGGCATCGACTGCTCGGCAGTTTACAACATGGACCCCGTGGCCCTGGGCAAATCGTTAGCGCTCCGAAAACGGGGCGTGACGATGGCGAGCGACGCGAGCGTGGCAAACGCCACCTCTGACTGCGCCCGCTACCTGGCGTCCCGGGGCTATGGCGAGGCGCACGTGTCGGAGGCGGAGCGCGATTTCCCGCTGGCCTACTCACTGGTGGTGCACAAGGACGCCGCCATGGTGGAGCGTATCCTGCGCGCCGTGTACATGCCCCACAACGTCTACTGCCTGCACTACGACCTGAAGTCTCCGGCGGTCTTCGCGGAGGCGATGCGCGGCCTGGCGCGCTGCCTGCCCAAATTGACCGTGGCGTCGCAGCTGGAGCATGTGCAGTACGCCGGCATCTCCCGCCTTCACGCCGACCTCAACTGCCTGAAGGACCTGGCCAACTCGCCCGTGCCCTGGCGCTACGCCATCAACCTGTGCGGCCAGGACTTCCCGCTGCGTTCCAACAGCGAGCTGGTGCGCGAGCTGCGGGCGCTGGGCGGCGCCAGCATGCTGGAGACGGTGCGGCCCAGCAACGCCAAGAAGCAGCGCTTCAGCGTGCGCTACATCCTCAGGGACAAGAACGCGCAGTACCACCCGCTCCCGGTCAGGACGGCCGAGGccaaagccccgcccccgcACGGCATCCAGGTGTTCGTCGGCAGCGCCTACTTCACGCTCGCCCGAGAATTCGTGACCTTTGTGCAGCAGAGCCGGCTGGCGAAGGACTTCCTGGCGTGGTCCGAGGACACCTACTCGCCAGATGAGCATTTCTGGGCCAGCCTGATCCGCGTGCCGGAAGCGCCGGGCGCGGTGGGCCTCTCTGAGCCAGACATCTCGGACCTGACGAGCAAGACGCGTGTGGTGAAGTGGGAGTACCTGGAACACAGGCTCTACCCAGCATGCACCGGGGTGCACCTACGCAGCGTGTGCATTTACGGCGCCGCCGAGCTCCGCTGGCTCCTGGATGGACGCCACTGGTTCGCTAACAAGCTGGACCCCAAGGTGGACCCCATCCTCATCGAATGCCTGGAAGAGAAActggctgagagacagaggacatcTGGGGCACACTGA
- the LOC113588020 gene encoding beta-1,3-galactosyl-O-glycosyl-glycoprotein beta-1,6-N-acetylglucosaminyltransferase 4-like isoform X3 — MMGIRIRYPKLFLLLMSALVLVLCLYMRTYGSNEVVVRSSLDTRRLTEQHGIDCSAVYNMDPVALGKSLALRKRGVTMASDASVANATSDCARYLASRGYGEAHVSEAERDFPLAYSLVVHKDAAMVERILRAVYMPHNVYCLHYDLKSPAVFAEAMRGLARCLPKLTVASQLEHVQYAGISRLHADLNCLKDLANSPVPWRYAINLCGQDFPLRSNSELVRELRALGGASMLETVRPSNAKKQRFSVRYILRDKNAQYHPLPVRTAEAKAPPPHGIQVFVGSAYFTLAREFVTFVQQSRLAKDFLAWSEDTYSPDEHFWASLIRVPEAPGAVGLSEPDISDLTSKTRVVKWEYLEHRLYPACTGVHLRSVCIYGAAELRWLLDGRHWFANKLDPKVDPILIECLEEKLAERQRTSGAH, encoded by the exons AT GATGGGAATACGCATCAGATACCCTAAACTGTTTCTGCTCCTAATGTCAGCGCTGGTGCTGGTCCTCTGCTTGTACATGAGAACGTACGGGAGCAATGAGGTAGTAGTTAGGAGCTCGCTGGACACACGTCGCCTCACCGAGCAGCACGGCATCGACTGCTCGGCAGTTTACAACATGGACCCCGTGGCCCTGGGCAAATCGTTAGCGCTCCGAAAACGGGGCGTGACGATGGCGAGCGACGCGAGCGTGGCAAACGCCACCTCTGACTGCGCCCGCTACCTGGCGTCCCGGGGCTATGGCGAGGCGCACGTGTCGGAGGCGGAGCGCGATTTCCCGCTGGCCTACTCACTGGTGGTGCACAAGGACGCCGCCATGGTGGAGCGTATCCTGCGCGCCGTGTACATGCCCCACAACGTCTACTGCCTGCACTACGACCTGAAGTCTCCGGCGGTCTTCGCGGAGGCGATGCGCGGCCTGGCGCGCTGCCTGCCCAAATTGACCGTGGCGTCGCAGCTGGAGCATGTGCAGTACGCCGGCATCTCCCGCCTTCACGCCGACCTCAACTGCCTGAAGGACCTGGCCAACTCGCCCGTGCCCTGGCGCTACGCCATCAACCTGTGCGGCCAGGACTTCCCGCTGCGTTCCAACAGCGAGCTGGTGCGCGAGCTGCGGGCGCTGGGCGGCGCCAGCATGCTGGAGACGGTGCGGCCCAGCAACGCCAAGAAGCAGCGCTTCAGCGTGCGCTACATCCTCAGGGACAAGAACGCGCAGTACCACCCGCTCCCGGTCAGGACGGCCGAGGccaaagccccgcccccgcACGGCATCCAGGTGTTCGTCGGCAGCGCCTACTTCACGCTCGCCCGAGAATTCGTGACCTTTGTGCAGCAGAGCCGGCTGGCGAAGGACTTCCTGGCGTGGTCCGAGGACACCTACTCGCCAGATGAGCATTTCTGGGCCAGCCTGATCCGCGTGCCGGAAGCGCCGGGCGCGGTGGGCCTCTCTGAGCCAGACATCTCGGACCTGACGAGCAAGACGCGTGTGGTGAAGTGGGAGTACCTGGAACACAGGCTCTACCCAGCATGCACCGGGGTGCACCTACGCAGCGTGTGCATTTACGGCGCCGCCGAGCTCCGCTGGCTCCTGGATGGACGCCACTGGTTCGCTAACAAGCTGGACCCCAAGGTGGACCCCATCCTCATCGAATGCCTGGAAGAGAAActggctgagagacagaggacatcTGGGGCACACTGA
- the LOC113588020 gene encoding beta-1,3-galactosyl-O-glycosyl-glycoprotein beta-1,6-N-acetylglucosaminyltransferase 4-like isoform X1 — translation MSERTMMGIRIRYPKLFLLLMSALVLVLCLYMRTYGSNEVVVRSSLDTRRLTEQHGIDCSAVYNMDPVALGKSLALRKRGVTMASDASVANATSDCARYLASRGYGEAHVSEAERDFPLAYSLVVHKDAAMVERILRAVYMPHNVYCLHYDLKSPAVFAEAMRGLARCLPKLTVASQLEHVQYAGISRLHADLNCLKDLANSPVPWRYAINLCGQDFPLRSNSELVRELRALGGASMLETVRPSNAKKQRFSVRYILRDKNAQYHPLPVRTAEAKAPPPHGIQVFVGSAYFTLAREFVTFVQQSRLAKDFLAWSEDTYSPDEHFWASLIRVPEAPGAVGLSEPDISDLTSKTRVVKWEYLEHRLYPACTGVHLRSVCIYGAAELRWLLDGRHWFANKLDPKVDPILIECLEEKLAERQRTSGAH, via the exons ATGAGCGAGCGGACAAT GATGGGAATACGCATCAGATACCCTAAACTGTTTCTGCTCCTAATGTCAGCGCTGGTGCTGGTCCTCTGCTTGTACATGAGAACGTACGGGAGCAATGAGGTAGTAGTTAGGAGCTCGCTGGACACACGTCGCCTCACCGAGCAGCACGGCATCGACTGCTCGGCAGTTTACAACATGGACCCCGTGGCCCTGGGCAAATCGTTAGCGCTCCGAAAACGGGGCGTGACGATGGCGAGCGACGCGAGCGTGGCAAACGCCACCTCTGACTGCGCCCGCTACCTGGCGTCCCGGGGCTATGGCGAGGCGCACGTGTCGGAGGCGGAGCGCGATTTCCCGCTGGCCTACTCACTGGTGGTGCACAAGGACGCCGCCATGGTGGAGCGTATCCTGCGCGCCGTGTACATGCCCCACAACGTCTACTGCCTGCACTACGACCTGAAGTCTCCGGCGGTCTTCGCGGAGGCGATGCGCGGCCTGGCGCGCTGCCTGCCCAAATTGACCGTGGCGTCGCAGCTGGAGCATGTGCAGTACGCCGGCATCTCCCGCCTTCACGCCGACCTCAACTGCCTGAAGGACCTGGCCAACTCGCCCGTGCCCTGGCGCTACGCCATCAACCTGTGCGGCCAGGACTTCCCGCTGCGTTCCAACAGCGAGCTGGTGCGCGAGCTGCGGGCGCTGGGCGGCGCCAGCATGCTGGAGACGGTGCGGCCCAGCAACGCCAAGAAGCAGCGCTTCAGCGTGCGCTACATCCTCAGGGACAAGAACGCGCAGTACCACCCGCTCCCGGTCAGGACGGCCGAGGccaaagccccgcccccgcACGGCATCCAGGTGTTCGTCGGCAGCGCCTACTTCACGCTCGCCCGAGAATTCGTGACCTTTGTGCAGCAGAGCCGGCTGGCGAAGGACTTCCTGGCGTGGTCCGAGGACACCTACTCGCCAGATGAGCATTTCTGGGCCAGCCTGATCCGCGTGCCGGAAGCGCCGGGCGCGGTGGGCCTCTCTGAGCCAGACATCTCGGACCTGACGAGCAAGACGCGTGTGGTGAAGTGGGAGTACCTGGAACACAGGCTCTACCCAGCATGCACCGGGGTGCACCTACGCAGCGTGTGCATTTACGGCGCCGCCGAGCTCCGCTGGCTCCTGGATGGACGCCACTGGTTCGCTAACAAGCTGGACCCCAAGGTGGACCCCATCCTCATCGAATGCCTGGAAGAGAAActggctgagagacagaggacatcTGGGGCACACTGA